A region of Crenobacter cavernae DNA encodes the following proteins:
- a CDS encoding prolyl oligopeptidase family serine peptidase, with protein sequence MSDTQDPYLWLEDLEGEEAAAWVAGQNARTQARLDADPRFAGVAGAVLANLRDTRQIPFFTEYQGWLYNFHQDAEHPRGVYRRTTLDGYRGTAPDWQTVLDIDTLAAAEGEDWYLDGVSHYTLSPEHCLVHLTRGGQDATVSREYHLGRREFVDGGFAFPEGKNHVTWRTLDEAFVCPAWHDEQLTRAGYPREVWLARRGEPWSMARRVLQLPEDAMMAIAWRFLGDGVKPVDIVEASDGFYSKQYFILNNDDALSPLPLPAKADIEGYLNDAFIVRLAEPWRWADTEHAAGSLLAVPRATLVAGAGPIEVLLAPTSRQSVSGIETTRRFVVVNLLDNVQSRLVAFEPLDTGWRRFELPTPETGVIEFVDQPWQTDILSYSFSDYLTPAGLYRVELPGGEPECLRAQPAAFDAGSYVAEQWQANAPDGEAIPYFVVRRRDAPFDGSTPTLLYGYGGFEVPMLPHYVDNFGPHWLEKGGAFVVACIRGGGEFGPAWHQAAQRANKPVSFADFIAVAEDLVARGLTSSNKLAIEGGSNGGLLVGAAMVMRPDLFGAVVCEVPLLDMLRYTELHAGASWIDEYGDPEDELEAEALAAYSPYQRVENGVAYPSVFFTTSARDDRVHPAHARKMAAKLQGLGRDALFFETGGGGHSGNTDQAQTADELARVLVYLYQRLIDAE encoded by the coding sequence ATGAGCGATACCCAAGACCCCTACCTGTGGCTCGAAGACCTGGAAGGCGAGGAAGCCGCCGCCTGGGTCGCCGGGCAGAACGCGCGCACCCAAGCGCGCCTCGACGCCGACCCGCGCTTTGCCGGCGTCGCCGGCGCCGTGCTCGCCAACCTGCGCGACACGCGCCAGATCCCGTTCTTCACCGAATACCAGGGCTGGCTGTACAACTTCCACCAGGACGCCGAGCATCCGCGCGGCGTCTACCGGCGCACCACGCTCGACGGCTATAGAGGCACGGCGCCCGACTGGCAGACCGTGCTCGACATCGACACGCTCGCCGCCGCCGAGGGCGAGGACTGGTACCTCGACGGCGTGTCGCACTACACGCTCTCGCCCGAACACTGCCTCGTGCACCTGACGCGCGGCGGCCAGGACGCGACCGTCAGCCGCGAATACCACCTCGGCCGCCGCGAATTCGTCGACGGCGGCTTTGCCTTCCCCGAGGGCAAGAACCACGTCACCTGGCGCACGCTCGACGAAGCCTTCGTCTGCCCGGCCTGGCACGACGAACAGCTGACGCGCGCCGGCTACCCGCGCGAGGTGTGGCTCGCGCGCCGTGGCGAACCGTGGTCGATGGCGCGCCGCGTGCTGCAGCTGCCCGAGGACGCGATGATGGCGATCGCGTGGCGCTTCCTCGGCGACGGCGTGAAGCCTGTCGACATCGTCGAGGCGAGCGATGGCTTCTACAGCAAGCAGTATTTCATTCTTAATAACGACGACGCGCTGAGCCCGCTGCCGCTGCCGGCCAAGGCCGACATCGAGGGCTATCTCAACGACGCCTTCATCGTCAGGTTGGCCGAGCCGTGGCGCTGGGCCGACACCGAACACGCGGCCGGCAGCCTCTTGGCCGTGCCGCGCGCGACGCTCGTCGCCGGCGCAGGTCCGATCGAAGTTCTGCTCGCGCCAACGTCGCGCCAGTCGGTCAGCGGCATCGAGACGACGCGCCGCTTCGTCGTCGTCAACCTGCTCGACAACGTGCAGAGCCGCCTCGTCGCCTTCGAGCCGCTCGACACCGGCTGGCGCCGTTTCGAGCTGCCGACGCCCGAGACCGGCGTGATCGAGTTCGTCGACCAGCCGTGGCAGACCGACATCCTCAGCTACAGCTTCAGCGACTACCTGACGCCAGCCGGCCTGTACCGCGTCGAGCTGCCCGGCGGCGAGCCCGAATGCCTGCGCGCGCAGCCGGCCGCCTTCGACGCGGGCTCCTACGTCGCCGAGCAATGGCAGGCGAACGCGCCGGACGGCGAAGCCATCCCCTACTTCGTCGTGCGCCGCCGCGACGCGCCCTTCGACGGCTCGACGCCGACGCTGCTCTACGGCTACGGCGGCTTCGAGGTGCCGATGCTGCCGCACTACGTCGACAACTTCGGCCCGCACTGGCTGGAGAAGGGCGGCGCCTTCGTCGTCGCGTGCATCCGCGGCGGCGGCGAGTTCGGCCCGGCCTGGCACCAGGCGGCGCAGCGTGCCAACAAGCCGGTCAGCTTCGCCGACTTCATCGCCGTCGCCGAAGACCTTGTCGCGCGCGGACTGACTTCATCCAACAAGCTCGCGATCGAGGGCGGCAGCAACGGCGGCCTGCTCGTCGGCGCGGCGATGGTGATGCGCCCCGATCTGTTCGGCGCGGTGGTCTGCGAAGTGCCGCTCTTGGACATGCTGCGCTATACGGAACTGCACGCCGGCGCGAGCTGGATAGACGAATACGGCGACCCGGAAGACGAGCTCGAAGCCGAGGCGCTCGCCGCCTATTCGCCTTACCAGCGCGTCGAAAACGGCGTCGCCTACCCGAGCGTTTTCTTCACCACCAGCGCGCGCGACGACCGCGTCCACCCGGCGCACGCGCGCAAGATGGCGGCCAAGCTGCAGGGACTCGGCCGGGACGCGCTGTTCTTCGAGACCGGCGGCGGCGGCCACAGCGGCAACACCGACCAGGCGCAGACCGCCGACGAACTCGCGCGCGTGCTCGTCTATCTGTATCAGCGGCTGATCGACGCCGAGTAA
- a CDS encoding substrate-binding periplasmic protein, which yields MSLPRFAIAFVLAAACCPLGAEPLVLHYFERPPFYYSLPNGQPAGLVVDRLRRALALSGLPYRWQQTPSNRQLAQIEADSGADCIVGWFRTAERERIGRFSAPLYRDRPQVAIVNESLPLDGPPAVARLLAERNGIFLRRERFSYGHALDALLAAKKPREMATSVPIADMVRMVGAGRAAYTFVSAEEAETLKLDGARAVTLADMPAGETRHLLCSRHVPADTLARLDAALLKLGE from the coding sequence ATGTCGCTCCCCCGCTTCGCCATCGCCTTCGTTCTCGCCGCCGCCTGCTGCCCGCTCGGCGCCGAGCCGCTGGTCCTGCACTATTTCGAACGCCCGCCGTTCTACTACTCGCTGCCCAACGGTCAGCCGGCCGGCCTCGTGGTCGATCGATTGCGCCGTGCACTCGCGCTCTCGGGCCTGCCGTACCGCTGGCAGCAGACGCCGTCGAACCGGCAGCTCGCGCAGATCGAGGCCGACAGCGGCGCCGACTGCATCGTCGGCTGGTTCCGCACCGCGGAGCGCGAGCGCATCGGCCGCTTCAGCGCACCGCTGTACCGCGACCGGCCGCAGGTGGCGATCGTCAACGAGAGCCTGCCGCTCGACGGCCCGCCGGCGGTGGCGCGATTGTTGGCCGAGCGGAACGGGATCTTCCTGCGCCGCGAGCGCTTTTCCTATGGCCACGCGCTCGACGCGCTGTTGGCGGCGAAAAAGCCGCGCGAGATGGCGACCAGCGTGCCGATCGCCGACATGGTGCGCATGGTAGGCGCCGGCCGCGCCGCCTACACCTTCGTCAGCGCCGAGGAGGCCGAGACGCTGAAGCTCGACGGCGCACGCGCCGTCACGCTGGCCGACATGCCGGCCGGCGAGACGCGGCATCTGCTGTGCAGCCGGCACGTGCCGGCGGACACGCTGGCGCGGCTCGACGCGGCGCTGCTCAAGCTGGGGGAGTGA
- a CDS encoding type IV pilus modification PilV family protein, whose amino-acid sequence MSRSQRGISLLEVLISLVVIAVGVLGTNKLLAINQANRADALAIERATFLAQSLAEEARNNAAEQEKLLCCKKDNYKEKAGCRRTDAQGREWRFWVVPPDASSTAVLTVPVDANATDAEVHSVKLSVPFETATCTAS is encoded by the coding sequence ATGAGCCGTTCGCAACGCGGCATCTCGCTGCTCGAGGTGCTGATCAGCCTGGTCGTGATCGCGGTCGGCGTGCTCGGCACCAACAAGCTCCTGGCGATCAACCAGGCGAACCGCGCCGACGCACTGGCGATCGAGCGCGCGACCTTCCTCGCGCAGTCGCTGGCCGAGGAGGCACGCAACAACGCGGCGGAGCAAGAAAAGCTGCTCTGCTGCAAAAAAGACAATTACAAAGAGAAAGCTGGATGCCGCCGCACCGACGCTCAGGGACGCGAGTGGCGCTTCTGGGTCGTGCCGCCCGACGCCTCGTCGACCGCGGTGCTGACCGTTCCGGTCGACGCGAACGCCACCGACGCCGAGGTGCACAGCGTAAAACTGTCGGTGCCGTTCGAGACGGCTACCTGCACGGCATCCTGA
- the ltaE gene encoding low-specificity L-threonine aldolase — protein sequence MTWIDLRSDTVTHPTPAMRDAMRDAEVGDDVYGDDPSVKALEDAAAGKLGKEAALFVPSGNFGNQLALLTHCDRGDEVILGDDCHIVWHETGGAALIAGVQLRTIESDKGVMPIDAIRRRIRVGEDIHWPKTGLISLENAHSNGRVIPLSAMAETAALAREHHIPVHLDGARVFNAATHLRCDVREITQHADTVMFCLSKGLAAPVGSIIAGSADFVRRARRNRKLMGGGLRQAGVLAAPGLIALNEMSQRLAEDHDRAQSLAEGLAALPGVSVQREDVHINLVWFRLPENTDGAALAAYLLERGIKANPPEDGLMRFATHWQVDGEAVERTLAAMRAFLAG from the coding sequence ATGACCTGGATCGACCTCAGGAGCGACACCGTCACCCACCCGACGCCTGCGATGCGCGACGCGATGAGGGACGCCGAAGTCGGCGACGACGTCTACGGCGACGACCCTAGCGTCAAGGCGCTCGAAGACGCCGCCGCCGGCAAGCTCGGCAAGGAAGCCGCGCTGTTCGTGCCGTCGGGCAACTTCGGCAACCAGCTCGCGCTCTTGACCCACTGCGACCGCGGCGACGAGGTGATCCTCGGCGACGACTGCCACATCGTCTGGCACGAGACCGGCGGCGCGGCGCTGATCGCCGGCGTGCAGCTGCGTACGATCGAATCAGACAAGGGCGTGATGCCCATCGACGCGATCCGCCGCAGGATCAGGGTAGGAGAAGACATCCACTGGCCGAAAACCGGGCTGATCTCTCTCGAGAACGCGCACTCGAACGGCCGCGTGATCCCGCTGTCGGCGATGGCCGAGACGGCCGCGCTCGCGCGCGAGCACCACATCCCGGTCCATCTGGACGGCGCGCGCGTGTTCAACGCGGCGACGCACCTGAGGTGCGACGTGCGCGAGATCACGCAGCATGCCGACACGGTGATGTTCTGCCTGTCCAAGGGCCTGGCCGCGCCGGTAGGGTCCATCATCGCCGGCAGCGCCGACTTCGTCCGCCGCGCGCGCCGCAATCGCAAGCTGATGGGCGGCGGGCTGCGTCAGGCCGGCGTGCTCGCCGCGCCGGGGCTGATCGCACTGAATGAAATGTCTCAAAGGTTGGCCGAGGACCACGACCGGGCGCAAAGCTTGGCCGAGGGGCTGGCCGCGCTGCCGGGCGTGTCGGTACAGCGTGAAGACGTCCACATCAATCTGGTGTGGTTTCGGCTGCCCGAAAACACCGACGGCGCGGCGCTTGCCGCGTATCTGCTCGAACGAGGCATCAAGGCCAACCCGCCCGAGGACGGCCTGATGCGCTTCGCGACGCACTGGCAGGTCGACGGCGAAGCCGTCGAACGCACGCTCGCCGCGATGCGCGCCTTCCTCGCCGGCTGA
- a CDS encoding YfaZ family outer membrane protein, with protein MRVRLLIASALIATAAASQAGTLTLGAGEDFVHLNRTPTGLGPGITLDYVKRDGGDSAGGVGLDFALPAGPLTAAVGAKALAIDSDGGSATAGLVGARVGVELPASLSLFGQAYYAPSGSASGSVKSVSDNTAGVRWQPLPLVSLEAGYRYFKVEREDAARTRTLADGPYIGAGLAF; from the coding sequence ATGCGAGTACGTCTGCTGATCGCCTCCGCCCTCATCGCCACCGCCGCCGCTTCGCAGGCCGGCACGCTGACGCTCGGCGCCGGCGAAGACTTCGTCCACCTGAACCGCACGCCGACCGGCCTCGGCCCCGGCATCACGCTTGACTACGTCAAGCGCGACGGCGGCGACTCGGCCGGCGGCGTCGGCCTCGACTTCGCGCTGCCGGCCGGCCCCCTGACCGCCGCGGTCGGCGCCAAGGCGCTGGCGATCGACTCCGACGGCGGCTCGGCCACCGCCGGCCTCGTCGGCGCCCGCGTCGGCGTCGAGCTGCCGGCCAGCCTGTCGCTGTTCGGCCAGGCCTACTACGCGCCCTCCGGCTCGGCCAGCGGCAGCGTGAAGTCGGTCAGCGACAACACCGCCGGCGTGCGCTGGCAGCCGCTGCCTCTCGTGTCGCTCGAAGCCGGCTACCGCTACTTCAAGGTCGAACGCGAAGACGCGGCCCGCACCCGCACGCTGGCCGACGGCCCGTATATCGGCGCAGGGCTGGCGTTCTGA
- a CDS encoding type IV pilin protein, with the protein MPLPRLSRSGFTLIEVLIVLAIVGILLAVALPAYQQYVQRSRRADAHAALMAASQKQSRYFLFNNEFTDRLASLGVSADSDARYYTLANPVSADRTASYSITATVAAGGAQARDTDCTTITLTAASSGGIDYTPAGCWGRR; encoded by the coding sequence GTGCCCCTTCCCCGACTCTCCCGTTCCGGCTTCACGCTGATCGAAGTGCTGATCGTGCTCGCCATCGTCGGCATCCTGCTGGCGGTCGCACTGCCGGCCTACCAGCAATACGTGCAGCGCAGCCGCCGCGCCGACGCGCACGCCGCGCTGATGGCCGCCAGCCAGAAGCAGAGCCGCTACTTCCTGTTCAACAACGAATTCACCGACAGACTCGCCAGCCTCGGCGTCTCGGCCGACAGCGATGCGCGTTACTACACGCTCGCCAATCCCGTCTCGGCGGACCGCACCGCCAGCTACAGCATCACCGCGACCGTCGCCGCCGGCGGCGCACAGGCGAGAGACACCGACTGCACCACGATCACGCTGACCGCGGCCTCCAGCGGCGGCATCGACTACACGCCGGCCGGCTGCTGGGGGCGCCGATGA
- a CDS encoding TlyA family RNA methyltransferase — MQRADLLLVERGLAASRTAAQNLIDAGRVTLLDAGRARVVAKSSQKLAPDAEIVVAPDASDRYVSRGGLKMEGALKESGLDVAGLTVLDVGISTGGFTDCLLQAGAARVVGVDVGHGQLAQRLIDDPRVTLFEGVNARALDAGTLLAANEGRPFDLMVCDVSFISLTLVLPSALPLVRPGGHLLSLVKPQFEVGRAGIGRGGLVKDPALYPLVRDKVETTVRQLHGEPLAWFDSPIKGGDGNHEFFIFARLTE, encoded by the coding sequence ATGCAACGCGCCGACCTCCTCCTCGTCGAACGCGGCCTCGCCGCCAGCCGCACCGCCGCTCAGAACCTGATCGACGCCGGCCGCGTGACGCTGCTCGACGCCGGCCGCGCGCGCGTCGTCGCAAAATCGAGCCAGAAACTCGCACCCGACGCAGAGATCGTCGTCGCGCCCGACGCGTCCGACCGCTACGTGTCGCGCGGCGGGCTGAAGATGGAGGGCGCGTTGAAGGAGAGCGGGCTCGACGTCGCCGGGCTTACCGTGCTCGACGTCGGCATCTCTACCGGCGGCTTCACCGACTGCCTGCTGCAGGCCGGCGCGGCGCGCGTGGTCGGCGTCGACGTCGGCCACGGCCAGCTCGCGCAACGCTTGATCGACGATCCCCGCGTGACGCTGTTCGAAGGCGTGAACGCACGCGCGCTCGACGCCGGGACCCTCCTCGCCGCCAACGAAGGCCGGCCGTTCGACCTGATGGTGTGCGACGTGTCGTTCATCTCGCTGACGCTGGTGCTGCCGTCGGCGCTGCCGCTGGTCAGACCGGGCGGCCACCTGTTGAGCCTGGTGAAGCCGCAGTTCGAGGTCGGCCGCGCCGGCATCGGCCGCGGCGGGCTGGTGAAGGATCCCGCGCTCTACCCGCTGGTGCGCGACAAGGTCGAGACGACGGTCAGGCAACTGCACGGCGAGCCGCTCGCGTGGTTCGACAGCCCGATCAAGGGCGGCGACGGCAACCACGAGTTCTTTATCTTCGCGCGGCTGACCGAATAA
- a CDS encoding prepilin-type N-terminal cleavage/methylation domain-containing protein, whose product MNTQRGFTLIELMVGVLISLIVTLALAKMLVSFLDDHRATEAQLRLSKSLAALNQLAVGELRRTGYAAPECRTYSASGVNAGLDYPNVASGTLASAALETVRIENGVHCVRFAYAPPPASAGSTQCERGPYFGLQSSQGQMWVFDASSSANWRCNTALTPVADNCANGWCRAHNASDLQVQLTASSTATASATTIHLTLSASQGALFNGDQAGERKLKQTVLLRNIASANVKTIQ is encoded by the coding sequence ATGAACACGCAACGCGGCTTCACCCTGATCGAACTGATGGTCGGCGTGCTGATCTCGCTGATCGTCACGCTCGCGCTCGCCAAGATGCTGGTCAGCTTCCTCGACGACCACCGCGCGACCGAGGCGCAGCTGAGGCTGTCCAAGAGCCTCGCCGCGCTGAACCAGCTCGCGGTCGGCGAACTGCGCCGCACCGGCTACGCGGCGCCCGAGTGCCGTACCTACTCGGCGAGCGGCGTCAACGCCGGCCTCGACTACCCGAACGTCGCCAGCGGCACGCTGGCCAGCGCGGCCCTCGAAACCGTCCGCATCGAGAACGGCGTGCACTGCGTGCGCTTCGCCTACGCGCCGCCGCCGGCGAGCGCCGGCAGCACCCAGTGCGAACGCGGCCCCTACTTCGGCCTGCAAAGCTCGCAGGGCCAGATGTGGGTGTTCGACGCCAGCAGCTCGGCCAACTGGCGTTGCAACACGGCGCTCACACCGGTCGCCGACAACTGCGCCAACGGCTGGTGCCGCGCGCACAACGCGAGCGACCTGCAGGTGCAGCTGACCGCGAGCAGCACCGCCACAGCGAGCGCCACCACGATCCATCTCACGCTCTCCGCCAGCCAGGGGGCGCTGTTCAACGGCGACCAGGCCGGCGAACGCAAACTCAAACAGACCGTGCTGCTGCGCAATATCGCCTCGGCCAACGTCAAGACCATCCAGTAG
- a CDS encoding nitric oxide reductase activation protein NorD produces the protein MNAYPVHAEAAVPLSAMETLLPVLFRALGGDPALKLKPAGGHGAHAWQDEATLYLPESIALFADADLNRQLYVWLAALSAEPVDSHLDWLERNRAAAAACLARQPGLANEYRELVAAFLPLRPDPESLEGDARLVELAVRAALLNPEQGQPASANLSGLAPVPLWLHPNPPRPQAKPEAGANKQSGGAAPAEAPADGPRAKKTDNETGEEKKVALTDFKFEAKPRWEDYLNDHRDSQGGGEGGSGEEEKGPRATGAIDGDDAPPATSGMTYGFAWHTENDDTPLGPGIKLPEWDCRKNVLLPDYCLLKPMLPAGASRQPLPERLRSLARYIQRQFQALTPERSRKNGEFNGPDIDLDRVIRFFVERHSGHAIGEPGLYQAWPQRERSLACLLLADLSLSTENRLPTGHKIIDVIRDSLTLFAEALTASGDRFGLYGFSSIQREEVRYLVLKDFAERYDDETRGRVLALRPGYYTRMGAAIRQSTAVLAEQPAERRLLLIVSDGKPSDLDHYDGRYAVEDTREAVREARAAGVTPFCVTVDQEASAYLPHIFGSNGFVVVQQADTLPHVLTRLYAQMTR, from the coding sequence ATGAACGCCTACCCGGTCCACGCCGAGGCGGCGGTGCCGCTGTCGGCGATGGAAACGCTGCTGCCGGTGCTGTTCCGCGCGCTCGGCGGCGACCCGGCGCTCAAACTCAAGCCGGCCGGCGGCCACGGTGCGCACGCCTGGCAGGACGAGGCGACGCTCTACCTGCCCGAATCGATCGCGCTGTTTGCCGACGCCGACCTGAACCGCCAGCTCTACGTGTGGCTCGCCGCGCTGTCGGCCGAGCCGGTCGATAGCCATCTCGATTGGCTTGAGCGCAACCGCGCCGCCGCAGCAGCTTGCCTCGCGCGCCAGCCGGGGCTGGCGAACGAGTACCGTGAACTCGTCGCCGCCTTCCTGCCCTTGCGTCCCGACCCGGAAAGCCTGGAGGGCGACGCAAGGTTGGTCGAGCTCGCCGTGCGCGCCGCCTTGTTGAATCCTGAACAGGGACAGCCGGCCTCGGCCAACCTTTCAGGTCTGGCACCGGTTCCGCTGTGGCTGCACCCGAACCCGCCGCGTCCTCAGGCCAAGCCCGAGGCCGGCGCGAACAAGCAATCGGGCGGCGCCGCGCCGGCGGAAGCGCCTGCTGACGGGCCGCGCGCGAAGAAGACCGACAACGAGACCGGCGAAGAGAAGAAGGTCGCGCTGACCGACTTCAAGTTCGAGGCCAAGCCGCGCTGGGAGGACTACCTCAACGACCACCGCGATAGTCAGGGCGGCGGCGAAGGCGGCAGCGGCGAGGAGGAGAAGGGCCCGCGCGCGACCGGCGCGATCGACGGCGACGACGCGCCGCCGGCGACCAGCGGCATGACCTACGGCTTCGCGTGGCACACCGAGAACGACGACACGCCGCTCGGCCCGGGGATCAAGCTGCCCGAGTGGGACTGCCGCAAGAACGTGCTGCTGCCCGACTACTGTCTATTGAAGCCGATGCTGCCTGCCGGCGCGAGCCGCCAGCCTCTACCGGAGCGCTTGCGTAGCCTAGCACGCTACATCCAGCGCCAGTTCCAGGCGCTGACGCCCGAGCGCAGCCGCAAGAACGGCGAGTTCAACGGCCCGGACATCGACCTCGACCGCGTGATCCGCTTCTTCGTAGAGCGCCACAGCGGCCACGCGATCGGCGAACCCGGCCTCTATCAGGCGTGGCCGCAGCGCGAGCGTTCGCTCGCCTGCCTGCTGCTCGCCGACCTGTCGCTGTCTACCGAGAACCGGCTGCCGACGGGGCACAAGATCATCGACGTGATCCGGGATAGTTTGACTTTGTTCGCCGAGGCGCTGACCGCGAGCGGCGACCGCTTCGGCCTGTACGGCTTCTCGTCGATCCAGCGCGAGGAGGTCCGCTACCTGGTGCTGAAGGACTTCGCCGAGCGCTACGACGACGAGACGCGCGGCCGCGTGCTCGCTCTCAGGCCCGGCTACTACACGCGGATGGGCGCGGCGATCCGCCAGTCGACCGCGGTGTTGGCCGAGCAGCCGGCCGAGCGGCGATTGCTGCTGATCGTGTCGGACGGCAAGCCGAGCGACCTCGATCATTACGACGGCCGCTACGCGGTAGAGGACACGCGCGAAGCGGTGCGCGAGGCGCGCGCCGCCGGCGTCACGCCGTTCTGCGTGACGGTCGACCAGGAGGCGAGCGCCTACCTGCCGCACATCTTCGGCAGCAACGGCTTCGTCGTCGTGCAGCAGGCCGACACGCTGCCGCACGTGCTGACGCGGCTGTACGCGCAGATGACGCGCTGA
- a CDS encoding tRNA threonylcarbamoyladenosine dehydratase has product MSQADFERRFGGIARLYGDDVLERFAAAHVCVIGVGGVGSWAVEALARSGIGHLTLIDLDHIAESNVNRQLPALDPYFGMAKVSALAERARAINPECVVSEVEDFVDEDNLDELLGRGYDFVFDAIDSLKIKTAIAAWCVKHRQPFVVSGGAGGQMNPGLIRVGDLSETTNDPLLSNLRYNLRRRYGLPREGRMRVPCVYSTEQLIYPKAAACDIDAANTAAPQGLSCAGFGASMVVTASFGLFAVAEALKAIARPKKR; this is encoded by the coding sequence ATGTCGCAAGCCGACTTCGAACGCCGTTTCGGCGGCATCGCCCGTCTCTACGGCGACGACGTTCTCGAGCGTTTCGCCGCCGCGCACGTGTGCGTGATCGGCGTCGGCGGCGTCGGCTCGTGGGCGGTCGAGGCGCTGGCGCGCAGCGGGATAGGCCATCTGACGCTGATCGACCTCGACCATATCGCCGAATCGAACGTCAACCGCCAGTTGCCGGCGCTCGATCCCTACTTCGGCATGGCGAAAGTCTCGGCCTTGGCCGAGCGCGCGCGCGCGATCAACCCGGAATGCGTGGTGAGCGAGGTCGAGGACTTCGTCGACGAGGACAACCTCGACGAGTTGCTCGGCCGTGGCTACGACTTCGTGTTCGACGCGATCGACAGCCTGAAGATCAAGACGGCGATCGCCGCCTGGTGCGTGAAGCATCGCCAGCCCTTCGTCGTGTCCGGCGGCGCCGGCGGCCAGATGAACCCGGGGCTGATCCGCGTCGGCGACCTGTCCGAGACGACGAACGACCCGCTGCTGTCGAACCTGCGCTACAACCTGCGCCGCCGCTACGGTCTGCCGCGCGAGGGCAGGATGCGCGTGCCCTGCGTGTATTCGACCGAGCAGCTCATCTATCCGAAGGCCGCCGCCTGCGACATCGACGCCGCGAACACCGCCGCGCCACAAGGCCTATCCTGTGCCGGTTTCGGCGCGAGTATGGTCGTGACCGCGAGCTTCGGCCTGTTCGCCGTCGCCGAGGCGCTCAAGGCGATCGCGCGCCCGAAGAAGCGCTGA
- a CDS encoding CbbQ/NirQ/NorQ/GpvN family protein: protein MTAPERELPYYQPVGDECELFEAAWRQQLPVLIKGPTGCGKTRFVAHMAAKLNLPLITVSCHDDLTAADLVGRHLIGDGATYWVDGPLTRAVREGGICYLDEVVEARKDTTVVLHPLTDDRRVLPIERTGETLVAPKNFMLVVSYNPGYQHVLKSLKPSTRQRFIALSFDFPRPEVETAVLKQESGLDDARIGQLVTLAGQLRRLAGYDLEEGVSTRLLVYAAKLMAAGMAARLACRTALVEPLSDDTDTVAALAAIVNAQFAA, encoded by the coding sequence ATGACCGCCCCCGAGCGCGAACTGCCCTACTACCAGCCGGTCGGCGACGAATGCGAGCTGTTCGAGGCCGCGTGGCGCCAGCAGCTGCCGGTGCTGATCAAGGGCCCGACCGGCTGCGGCAAGACGCGCTTCGTCGCGCACATGGCCGCGAAGCTGAACCTGCCGCTGATCACCGTCTCCTGCCACGACGACCTGACCGCCGCCGACCTCGTCGGCCGCCACCTGATCGGCGACGGCGCGACCTACTGGGTCGACGGCCCGCTGACGCGCGCGGTGCGCGAGGGCGGCATCTGCTACCTCGACGAGGTGGTCGAGGCGCGCAAGGATACCACCGTCGTGCTGCACCCACTTACCGACGACCGCCGCGTGCTGCCGATCGAGCGCACCGGCGAGACGCTGGTCGCGCCGAAAAACTTCATGCTCGTCGTGTCGTACAACCCGGGCTACCAGCACGTGCTGAAATCCTTGAAGCCGTCGACGCGCCAGCGCTTCATCGCGCTGTCGTTCGACTTCCCGCGCCCCGAGGTCGAGACCGCGGTGCTCAAGCAGGAGTCGGGCCTCGACGACGCGCGCATCGGCCAGCTCGTCACGCTCGCCGGTCAGTTGCGCCGGCTGGCCGGTTACGACCTCGAAGAGGGCGTCAGCACGCGCTTGCTGGTGTACGCGGCGAAATTGATGGCCGCCGGCATGGCCGCGCGCCTCGCGTGCCGCACCGCGCTCGTCGAGCCGCTGTCCGACGACACCGACACCGTCGCCGCGCTGGCCGCCATCGTCAACGCGCAGTTCGCCGCGTAA
- a CDS encoding prepilin-type N-terminal cleavage/methylation domain-containing protein, which yields MTRRPAQGFTLIELLVALTILGVLATLAAPSFRNLLESQRMKGALAAIGGLYDNARWHAVRQRSDVVFVFQPGNNNTWQAQLTSGGATLQSVTSGDYPNVFSTAGQARVEITLSKSQGLPRNIANATIGLSNPVCQNGASFTVWATGLSSTDRSRCEGA from the coding sequence ATGACACGACGTCCAGCACAAGGCTTCACGCTGATCGAACTCCTGGTCGCGCTGACGATACTCGGCGTGCTCGCCACGCTCGCCGCGCCGAGCTTCAGGAACCTGCTCGAAAGCCAGCGCATGAAGGGGGCGCTCGCGGCGATCGGCGGCCTGTACGACAACGCGCGCTGGCACGCGGTGCGGCAGAGGAGCGATGTCGTCTTCGTGTTCCAGCCCGGCAACAACAACACCTGGCAGGCACAGCTCACGAGCGGCGGCGCGACGCTGCAGAGCGTCACGTCCGGCGACTACCCGAACGTGTTCAGTACCGCCGGGCAGGCCAGGGTCGAAATCACGCTGTCGAAGAGCCAAGGCCTGCCGCGCAACATCGCCAACGCGACGATCGGCCTCAGCAACCCGGTCTGCCAGAACGGCGCGTCGTTCACCGTGTGGGCGACCGGCCTGTCCAGCACCGACCGTTCACGATGCGAGGGCGCATGA